A genomic window from Pocillopora verrucosa isolate sample1 chromosome 7, ASM3666991v2, whole genome shotgun sequence includes:
- the LOC136282231 gene encoding uncharacterized protein, which produces MHKKNSLHRNTSSMRIARAAQVRLDEISDKIERDKHKSIKSNYHEKVKIWNELKSIHRVFEPLYVIKENQARLARNQPDLSKLDSKNRAHESDGMRKDRTVSLKYQPRLLQRAETQSNVTKQRRRHTEPKIEALEGWKAKLVNSTSQDTAVGSAQFKWRSQSWSFQGSSKTEAECPRLALPQRTEREHNSKFRSASEEPRISNSMCTVALGYMAFKRVLKNKKLCQGLEPKVVDSRFRSMSMHETELSANSRLVMPEHSEAINEKEDTLKLLFPATEKTVNPHLIKKDNNGRKPNSKRRASTCINNRRQLISSLSWPLGELPVNPTGVQKSLLSPDHISHAHSPNVSRSRSEMSVRSLPQALKTERVKTGKASGSIEQEHSSESDEEIKFGTFHEYFGEKPMHSWLKKPLKRGSKLLKPVGSGCFSESFQALTHSKT; this is translated from the coding sequence ATGCACAAGAAAAACAGTCTGCATAGAAATACAAGCTCCATGCGGATTGCTCGAGCAGCCCAGGTGCGTCTAGACGAGATAAGCGACAAAATAGAGCGAGATAAACACAAAAGCATCAAGTCAAATTATCATGAGAAAGTTAAAATATGGAACGAGCTCAAATCGATTCATCGCGTGTTCGAACCACTCTACGTTATCAAAGAAAATCAAGCAAGACTTGCAAGAAATCAGCCTGATCTTTCAAAACTGGACTCAAAAAATCGTGCACATGAAAGCGATGGGATGCGAAAAGATAGGACTGTATCTTTAAAATACCAGCCTAGATTGTTGCAAAGAGCTGAAACTCAGAGCAACGTGACAAAACAAAGACGGAGACATACTGAACCCAAAATAGAAGCATTGGAGGGATGGAAAGCCAAACTCGTTAACTCCACAAGTCAGGATACTGCAGTAGGTTCCGCGCAGTTTAAGTGGAGGTCGCAGAGTTGGTCTTTCCAAGGGTCGTCAAAAACCGAGGCAGAATGCCCACGATTGGCACTACCTCAGAGAACCGAGAGAGAACACAATTCCAAATTCCGCAGCGCTTCAGAGGAGCCTCGTATTTCTAACTCAATGTGCACAGTCGCATTGGGATATATGGCTTTCAAACGCgttttgaaaaacaagaaattgtGCCAAGGATTGGAACCCAAAGTTGTTGATTCCAGATTCAGGTCGATGTCAATGCATGAGACAGAACTCAGTGCAAACTCGCGGCTGGTCATGCCTGAACACTCAGAGGCaattaatgaaaaagaagacaCTTTGAAATTACTATTTCCAGCCACAGAGAAAACTGTTAATCCACACttgattaaaaaagataacaatGGGCGAAAACCCAATTCTAAAAGGCGTGCTTCGACTTGCATCAACAATAGACGACAACTTATTTCATCGCTATCCTGGCCGTTAGGTGAGTTACCTGTGAACCCTACAGGAGTGCAGAAAAGCTTATTAAGCCCTGATCATATTTCACACGCACACAGCCCAAATGTCTCTCGCTCACGCTCTGAAATGTCTGTCAGAAGTTTGCCACAAGCATTGAAAACGGAACGAGTTAAAACGGGGAAAGCTTCTGGCTCAATTGAACAGGAGCACTCAAGCGAGAGTGACGAAGAAATCAAGTTCGGAACATTTCATGaatattttggtgaaaaaccCATGCATAGCTGGCTGAAGAAACCGCTTAAACGAGGGTCAAAATTGCTAAAACCAGTGGGAAGTGGTTGTTTTAGTGAAAGTTTTCAGGCTTTAACTCACAGCAAAAcatga
- the LOC131796651 gene encoding microfibril-associated glycoprotein 4 isoform X2, whose protein sequence is MTVIVNTSVRMPLLQTIKIPCWILYSLFFTNYGCSQSNMCAIKPCSVKQYSFSRERNSVENHALYGHSFKNLTVQSHKNCFENCAWDCRCKSFNFVTRMKQKNCHLNEQDRYVEPEALKRTIGFSYHEIGIEYNIKSGTKCLQCHNGCCRGNIHCLNGGTCQETCDRRRFRCACRLGYTGNYCDKRVQVSISKSCAEIKKNGGQSDGVYTIDPDGKGAFQVYCYQNYSAGEPWAVIQRRMNGSVDFYRGWMDYKKGFGNVQGEFWLGLLNIHRLTNQRQHKMRIEIENFNGNWCWAEYENFTVSGEDDGFRLQSLGSYTGSCIDAFSYNVGAPFSTKDKDADSNANSNCAVDHQGAWWYKNCTYCNLNGKYNLQPGQEITGIYWYQNNGTPDRLIKWVEIKIQPFG, encoded by the exons ATGACAGTAATTGTAAACACATCGGTGAG GATGCCCCTTTTGCAAACGATAAAAATTCCCTGTTGGATATTGTATAGCTTATTTTTCACAAACTATGGATGCAGCCAGTCAAATATGTGCGCAATAAAGCCATGTTCAGTTAAACAATACAGCTTTTCCAGAGAGagaaacagtgtggagaatcaCGCCCTTTATGGCCACAGTTTTAAAAACCTGACAGTACAGAGTCACAAGAACTGTTTTGAGAACTGTGCGTGGGACTGTCGATGTAAGTCGTTCAACTTTGTAACAAGAATGAAGCAGAAAAACTGTCACCTGAATGAACAAGACAGATATGTGGAACCTGAGGCATTGAAGAGGACAATTGGATTTAGCTATCACGAAATAGGAATTGAGTATAACATCAAG TCAGGAACCAAATGCCTACAATGCCACAATGGATGCTGTCGTGGAAATATTCATTGTCTCAACGGTGGAACCTGCCAAGAAACCTGTGACAGAAGGAGATTCAGGTGTGCGTGCAGGCTTGGCTACACAGGAAACTACTGCGATAAAAGAGTGCAAG TTTCAATTTCTAAGAGCTGcgcagaaataaagaagaatgGAGGTCAATCAGACGGTGTTTATACCATTGATCCAGATGGTAAAGGAGCCTTTCAAGTCTATTGTTATCAGAATTACTCCGCCGGAGAACCCTGGGCTGTCATTCAGAGGAGAATgaacggctcggttgatttTTACCGCGGTTGGATGGACTACAAGAAGGGGTTTGGTAATGTGCAGGGAGAATTCTGGCTTGGACTTCTAAACATCCACAGGTTGACCAATCAGCGACAGCATAAGATGAGAATAGAGATAGAAAATTTCAATGGGAATTGGTGCTGGGCTGAATACGAAAACTTTACTGTGAGTGGAGAAGATGATGGATTTCGTCTGCAAAGTTTGGGATCTTACACCG GTTCATGCATAGATGCGTTTTCATACAATGTTGGTGCTCCCTTCTCTACCAAAGATAAAGATGCAGATAGTAATGCGAATAGTAATTGTGCTGTGGATCATCAGGGAGCCTGGTGGTATAAAAATTGTACGTACTGTAATTTGAACGGAAAGTACAACCTCCAACCTGGTCAGGAAATTACAGGAATATACTGGTACCAGAACAATGGAACACCAGATCGCCTTATTAAATGGGTCGAGATTAAAATACAACCCTTCGGATAA
- the LOC131796651 gene encoding microfibril-associated glycoprotein 4 isoform X1 yields MFDIDVVVCRFNVYFILKRMPLLQTIKIPCWILYSLFFTNYGCSQSNMCAIKPCSVKQYSFSRERNSVENHALYGHSFKNLTVQSHKNCFENCAWDCRCKSFNFVTRMKQKNCHLNEQDRYVEPEALKRTIGFSYHEIGIEYNIKSGTKCLQCHNGCCRGNIHCLNGGTCQETCDRRRFRCACRLGYTGNYCDKRVQVSISKSCAEIKKNGGQSDGVYTIDPDGKGAFQVYCYQNYSAGEPWAVIQRRMNGSVDFYRGWMDYKKGFGNVQGEFWLGLLNIHRLTNQRQHKMRIEIENFNGNWCWAEYENFTVSGEDDGFRLQSLGSYTGSCIDAFSYNVGAPFSTKDKDADSNANSNCAVDHQGAWWYKNCTYCNLNGKYNLQPGQEITGIYWYQNNGTPDRLIKWVEIKIQPFG; encoded by the exons ATGTTCGACATCGATGTCGTTGTGTGCAGGTTCAACGTCTACTTTATCCTCAAACG GATGCCCCTTTTGCAAACGATAAAAATTCCCTGTTGGATATTGTATAGCTTATTTTTCACAAACTATGGATGCAGCCAGTCAAATATGTGCGCAATAAAGCCATGTTCAGTTAAACAATACAGCTTTTCCAGAGAGagaaacagtgtggagaatcaCGCCCTTTATGGCCACAGTTTTAAAAACCTGACAGTACAGAGTCACAAGAACTGTTTTGAGAACTGTGCGTGGGACTGTCGATGTAAGTCGTTCAACTTTGTAACAAGAATGAAGCAGAAAAACTGTCACCTGAATGAACAAGACAGATATGTGGAACCTGAGGCATTGAAGAGGACAATTGGATTTAGCTATCACGAAATAGGAATTGAGTATAACATCAAG TCAGGAACCAAATGCCTACAATGCCACAATGGATGCTGTCGTGGAAATATTCATTGTCTCAACGGTGGAACCTGCCAAGAAACCTGTGACAGAAGGAGATTCAGGTGTGCGTGCAGGCTTGGCTACACAGGAAACTACTGCGATAAAAGAGTGCAAG TTTCAATTTCTAAGAGCTGcgcagaaataaagaagaatgGAGGTCAATCAGACGGTGTTTATACCATTGATCCAGATGGTAAAGGAGCCTTTCAAGTCTATTGTTATCAGAATTACTCCGCCGGAGAACCCTGGGCTGTCATTCAGAGGAGAATgaacggctcggttgatttTTACCGCGGTTGGATGGACTACAAGAAGGGGTTTGGTAATGTGCAGGGAGAATTCTGGCTTGGACTTCTAAACATCCACAGGTTGACCAATCAGCGACAGCATAAGATGAGAATAGAGATAGAAAATTTCAATGGGAATTGGTGCTGGGCTGAATACGAAAACTTTACTGTGAGTGGAGAAGATGATGGATTTCGTCTGCAAAGTTTGGGATCTTACACCG GTTCATGCATAGATGCGTTTTCATACAATGTTGGTGCTCCCTTCTCTACCAAAGATAAAGATGCAGATAGTAATGCGAATAGTAATTGTGCTGTGGATCATCAGGGAGCCTGGTGGTATAAAAATTGTACGTACTGTAATTTGAACGGAAAGTACAACCTCCAACCTGGTCAGGAAATTACAGGAATATACTGGTACCAGAACAATGGAACACCAGATCGCCTTATTAAATGGGTCGAGATTAAAATACAACCCTTCGGATAA